TTGCTTGACTGTTTGCCAACTTTATGCGATTTAGCCGGTATTGAAATTCCGGAAACCGTGATGGGCAAAAGCATGAAACCAATTCTGGAAGGTACTGAACAAACTTTACGTGATGTTATGTATGGCGTTTACGCAGGTGGTACAAAACCAGGAATCCGCTCGGTTCGAAAAGGCGACTGGAAACTGATAAAATACGATATGATGGACGGTGCCGTTCGCGAAACACAATTGTTTAATCTGGCTGAGAATCCCAATGAATTTTTACCGGAACATGGTAAAACCGGTGAAATGGAAACCGATTTAGCTGAGAACCCAAAGTACGCTGAAAAACTGGCAGAAATGGAAGCACTGCTTCTTCAGCAAATGGAGGAACACAACGACCCATATCGACTTTGGGATCAAGAATAAGGGAGTTTAAGAATATTTGAATTATACCCCTTTGCCTGTTGGCATTTCCCCTTACAAAGGGGAACCGGGGAATTGAAAAGCCAAAGGTTTTGGAGAAACGTAGAAAGTTGCTTCAAGGCCTGCTCCCCTCATGAGGGGAGCTCTCGACAGACTGAGGGGTATGAAAAGAGTCAATAAAATAATATTATAATGGAAACACTAAAAAACACAATTTTATTACTGGCCGTAATAATTTTTGCAGTAGGATCTGCACAAGCTCAAAAACTAACTCCCGAAGACTTAAACAACTGGACTTTTTTAGGTCAGGGAACTAAAATGGTAGAAAGCCACAATCAGTTCTTTATGAAAGAAGACCCGATGCAAAGCAACGGGGTAATGATAGTAAGCCCCGAAAGTTATGGTGAAAATGTGGTGATAAAATACGATGTTATGTCGGTAACAACTGCTGGCGTATTGGTAGCAATTTTGTCAGCTTCAAATCCCGGAGAAGATACAGGTATAACTATTCCTAAAGATTATGATGGCTCAATGAGTCTTTGGATTGATGATGTGGAAAACTATTTGTATGCCTTTAGGAATGGTCCGCATAATTTCACTCCGTTTATCCGTAAATACCCGTGTCCTGCTGGTCAAGACCCGGCTTTGATTTCAATGGAGAAAAACTTTATGCACCCCGGTGTTTACTACTCGGTTGAAATTGGCCGAAAAGGAAATTTATTGTGGTGTAAAGTGGATGGTGAAACCATTCTGGAAACTACCGATAAAAATGCTTTTGGCGGTGGTCACATTGCTTTCCGAATTCGAGGAACAGCCGGCGAATATGCAGCTTGTTTAATCCGAAATGTTGAAATAATAAAATAGAAGAAGTCCGCTTTTTCTCCCACGTCATTCTGAGCGGAGTCGAAGGAAGGGGAGATGCCTGTGTCTGGAATATGTGGGAATGGCAGAGGGATATTTTAACTTTTAACGAGATTTATTTGGTTCAAAGAAATTAGTAACATGAAACATCTTAAAAAATTAACAACTATTTTGCTACTAAGCGTAGCCCTTTTCTCCTGCAAAACAGAAGAAAAGGAAAGCCAGCCCAACATTGTCGTAATTTTATGCGATGACCTTGGCTATGGCGATTTATCAGGTTTCGGTCACCCTGTTATTGAAACACCTAACCTGGATAAAATGGCCGAAGACGGTATTAAGTTCACCAGTTTTTATTCGGCAGCACCAGTGTGTTCACCATCCCGAGCTGGTTTGCTTACAGGAAGAAGTCCAAACAGAGCAGGGATTTACGATTTTATTCCCGGACCACGAAAAAGCGAGGATTGTCGCGATATTGTGCATCTTCAGGCACATGAACAAACCATACCGGCCATGCTAAAAACGGTTGGGTATTCAACTTGTTTGTCGGGGAAATGGCACTGCAGTTCGCATTTTAATTCTGATAAACAACCAACACCGGGTTACTTTGGTTTCGACCACTGGTTTGCCACGCATAACAATGCGGCACCAAGCCACGAAAATCCTAAAAATTTTGTGCGCAATGGCCATGATGTTGGGCAATTGGAAGGATTTAGTTGCCAGTTGGTTGTTGATGAAGCATTAAACTGGCTCAAAAACAAAGAAGACAGAAATCCGTTTTACCTGCAGGTGTGTTTTCACGAACCGCACGAACCCGTAGCATCTCCTGCACAACTGGTTGAAAAATATATGTCGCAATCGGAAAACGAAGACCAGGCTCAGTATTTTGCCAATGTAGAAAATATGGATAAGGCAGTAGGACAATTAATTGAGTACCTTAAAGCTAATCATGGTGATAATACGCTGATTGTTTTTAGCTCCGATAATGGCCCTGAAACTTTAATGCGTTACTATCGAGCCAAACGTTCGTATGGTTCGCCTGGCGAGCTAAAAGGAATGAAACTTTGGACGAGCGAAGCGGGTTTTCGTGTTCCCGGAGTTTTTCAGTGGTTAGGAAAAGAAACGTTTAACGGCACTACCGATGCTGTGGTTTCATCGCTCGATTTCATGCCCACCTTTGCCGAATTATCGGGGGCAGCTTTGCCCGATATTGTTTTGGATGGCCAATCGATGTTGCCGCTTATTGAAACCGGGAAAATGCACCGGGAGAAACCATTGACCTGGGCATTTTACGATGCCATAAACGAGCGTATGGTGGCCATGCGCACCAACGACTGGAAAATTATGTGCCGCCTGAAAAGCGATACTTCCTATGTGGAAAATTTCCATAACATTTACGATGGAAACGAGCAGATGATTAAAGAAGCAGAACTTACTGATTTCGTTTTGTATAATATGAATGAAGACATCTCTGAAAGCACTGATGTTTCGGAAAAATACCCTGATAAATTTGAAGAGATGAAAGAATTGTTGAAGTCGGAATATGCCGCACTTCTTGAAGGTAGCTTTGTTTGGGAAAGGAAAGAATAAAACTTTTGTTTACCCATGTGCCTATCGACATTTTCCTTCATGAGGGAAAACTGCTTCAAACGAAGGAATAATATTTTAATTAAACATAGGAATTTAGTTTAGAATGTGCTTCCCTCGTGAGATCGCGAATGGGTGAGGGGTAAATAAGAAATAATAAAACCATTTTATAAAATGACCTTGCATAAATATATTTCAAAACTTGCAGTGTTGGTAGTTTGTGGCCTGTTTTTTAGTTGCGAAGTGAAACAGGAAAAAAAAATAAACCCCAACATAGTAATCATCTACACCGACGATCAGGGCTCTGGTGATGTGAGTGCACTAAACCCAAACGCCAAATTTAAAACACCTAACATCGACCGGCTTGTTGCTGAAGGAGTAACTTTTACCGACGGGCACAGCAGCGATGCCGTTTGCACACCATCGCGCTACACGCTACTTACCGGAAGATATAGTTGGCGAACTTCGCTAAAAAAAGGAGTGCTTGGAGCCGATGGCCCCTGTTTGATTGAAAAAGACCGTATGACCATCGCATCGATGCTAAAAGAACAAGGCTACAACACGGCAATGGTTGGTAAATGGCACCTTCAAATGAACTTTGCGGGGACCAAAGGCAAAAACCGCGATTGGTCGCAACCGTTTACCGACGGCCCTATCGAAAAAGGATTTGATTACTTTTTCGGACTGCCGGCATCCATGAATTTTGGTGTGCTAACCTATTTAGAAAACGACCGGGTTTTGGAACCCGCAACACTATGGACCAAAAAGAAAAAGAATCCAATTCCTAGCTCTTTCCACAATGCAGTTAGTCCTGCAGATTACCGGATGACACCGCCTTTTATGGATGAGCCTGAAAGTAGAGGTTGGATTGAGGCCGCACCATCGTTTAACGACGAGTTGGTGCTGGAAACTTTCGCAGCCAAAGCGGTTGAGTACATCGATAGAGTTGCCGATGATGCAAAAAACGGAAAACCCTTCTTTTTGTATTTCCCGGTAACCAGTCCACACTTGCCCCATTGTACCCACCCCGATTTTCGGGGACGAACCGCATGTGGTAACTATGGCGATTTTATAGAAGAAACCGATTACCGTGTTGGACAAGTGCTGAATGCCCTAAAAGAAAATGGACTGGAAGAAAACACATTGGTCATATTTTCCGCCGACAATGGTGCCGAAACAAATTACGTATACCAGCGCGACACATACGACCACTGGAGCTGTATGAACTTTAAAGGCGGGAAACGTGATATTTACGAAGGCGGACACCGTGTTCCGTTTTTAATGCGCTGGCCAAAAGTAATCAAGGCCGGGAGCAAGGTTGATGTGCCGGTTTGCCAGTCGGATTACCTGGTAACTATTGCCGAAATTGTTGGTGCTGAAATTCCTGAAAATGCTGCCGAAGACAGCTATAACTTGCTACCCTTGATTTCAGAAAATATTCCGAAAGAAGAATACCAATCAGATAGAGCCATTATTCATCATTCGGCAAGTGGTCATTTTGCCATTCGCAAAGGCAAATGGAAACTGAATATGTTACGCGGCTCGGGAGGCTCTTATAAACCATCTTTTATTGAACCCAAGGAAGGTGAAGCACTTTACGAACTTTACGATATGGAAAACGACCCAGGCGAAACTACAAACCTGTATTTCGAACACCCTGAAATTGTAGAATCGCTAACAGCTGAAATCACCGAAATTATTGAAACCGGTAGGTCGACTGATGGTGCTCCACAATCATTTGTAAAAGACAACTGGGAGCAGGTATTCTGGATGGAATTGCAGTAAAGAACGAATAAAATCAATTAATACAAGTTATTATGAACCTAATAAAAGTAACAACATTCCTTCTTATTGTTCTAGGATGGAGTATGAGTAGTGCTCAGGTGCTGGCTCAAAATAGTACTAAACAGAAACCAAACATTATTTTTGTTATTACCGACGATCAGGGAATGGGCGATTTGGGGTGTACCGGAAATCCATACATCAAAACACCAAACATCGATAAGTTTTATACCGATGCGGTGCGTTTTACCAACTACCATGTGGGAACCACCTGCGCTCCAACACGAAGTGGAATTATGAGCGGCCGACACTGTAACCGCGTAAACGTTTTTCACACCATTATGGGACGTTCTATTCTTTTCGAAGATGAAGTTATATTGCCTCAGATACTTGCGCAAAACGGTTATACCAATGCCATGTATGGGAAATGGCATTTGGGTGACAATTACCCGTACCGACCAGAAGACAGGGGGTTTCATGAGGTGGTACGCCATGCCGCCGGAGGAATTGGCCAGGGACCCGATTACTGGATGAACGATTACTTTGCCGATACATATTGGCACAACGGAGTTGAGCAGAAATATGAGGAATACTGTACCGATGTATTCTTCTCAGAAGCGTTGGATTTTATCGAGAAAAACAAAGACCGTCCGTTTTTCTGTTATCTTTCAACCAATGCCCCTCACTCGCCATACAATGTTCCGAAAGAATATTACGATATGTATGTTGGTAAAGAAGAGTATAAAGATCTGAACGAAAGGATGCTTCGGTTTTACGGAATGATTACCAATATTGATGACAATTTTAAAAAGCTGGAAGATAAGCTTGATGAGCTGGGTTTAACCGATAATACCATTTTGATTTTCACGACCGATAACGGAACTTCGGCTGGCCGCTCAACTTACAATGCCGGATTAAAAGGTGGAAAAGGAAGTCAGTTTGACGGTGGCCACCGCGTGCCCTTTTTTATTCGCTGGCCCAACGGGCAAATTACAGGCGGAAAAGATATTGACTACCTGGTAGCGAATTACGATTTGCTCCCAACCTTTGTTGATTTGCTTGGCCTTGATTTTAATCCGGTAAAACCATTGGATGGAAAGAGCCTTGCTCCTTTAATGACGCAGGAAAATCCGGAATGGCCCAACCGTATTTTGTATATCGACACACAACGCGAGCAAAACCTGATTAAATACAAGGCTTATTCGGTAATGGACGACAACTGGCGCTTGATTGATGGTAACCAGCTCTACAATATTAACAGAGACCGTGCCCAGGAAAATAATGTTATCGAAGAATATCCTGAAGTTGCTGCACGTTTGGCTGAAGGTTATGAACGTTGGTGGCAGTCGTTTTTAGATGAAGGGGTGGATGAGAAATATGCCTATATAAAAGTTGGAACACCTTATGAAAATCCGACAAAAATAATGTCGCACGACTTAATTATTGGGGCGTATAAAGGAGTGTGGCACCAAAACGGAGCCATAACGGGCGAGCAGGCCGGTGGTTGCTGGAAAGTCGAATTTGTTACCAGAGGAGAGTATAATATTGTAATTCGCCGTTTCCCACGCGAGAGCGGACATGCTATCAACGCTACTTTTCCGGCCCAGGAAAAACGTATTGAACTCGACAAAACAGCACCTGCTGCCGTGAAAAATGATTTTACCAAAGCACATTTATATGTAGCGGGTCAAACGAAGGAAGCTATCATCGAGGAAGGTCAGGATGAAGTTACTTTTAAGCTACATGTTCCGGCTGGTAAATACGATATGGAAGCACGCTTGGTTGATGCGATGAAACGAGTGCATCCGGCCTATTATGTATACATTGAAAAACTGTAAAATGATGAAGATACTTATAAAATCATTGCTCTTGGTGGTTCTGTTTTCCACAGCCGGGTATGCTCAAAAGACAGACAATCATTCGAAGCAGGTTGATAAAACCCAGCCTTCAACGATCACTTATAAGGAGATTGATGGGAGCAAGCTCGATTTGACCTTCCGCTATCCGCCAAAATTCAAAAAGAACAAAAAATACCCCACCATTATTTTTTTCTTTGGTGGAGGCTGGAACGGCGGAACTACCGAACAGTTTAAGCCACAGGCGGAGTATTTTGCTGAACGGGGAATGATTACTGTTTTGGCCGATTACCGTGTAAAATCGCGCCATAAAACCACTCCTTACGAAGCAGCAGCCGATGCGCTCTCGTCCATTCGTTTTTTACGTAAACACGCCAAAGAACTGAATATTGATGCGGATAAAATTGTGGCTTCAGGAGGTTCAGCAGGGGGGCACCTTGCTGCTGTTACAGGTGTTTGTACAACTCTTGACGAAAAAAGTGAAGACTTAAGTATAAGCTCAAAAGCAAATGCCCTCGTTTTGTTTAACCCTGTGTTTGATAATGGCCCTGAGGGGTTCTGCCATGAACGGATGGGCGAACGCTGGAAAGAAATATCGCCGGCTCATAACATTACCAAAGATGCCCCGCCAACAATTGTTTTTCTGGGTCGGGAAGACCATTTAATACCTGTTTCGATTGCCGAAAACTACAAGGCAAAAATGAATGAAGCGGGATGCCGTTGCGATTTGTTTTTGTACGATGGTGCCGGGCACGGATTCTTTAATAATTATAAATACGACGGTAAGTTTTACATGGAAACCGTTCGAGAAACAGACCTTTTCTTAAAATCATTGGGATATATTAAAGGAAAGCCCAGCCTGTAATTAAGCGACCCCAAATATTGTTAGTGTTTTAAGTAGAACTACAGATACTTCAATATAGGATAATGGTCGTAATGAAACAAAATTGTTAGTCGATGCATCATTATTTCTAATTGTAACAGATATTTTTTGCTAATCTTGTGTCTAACTATTATGGCGAAGCATGTGGCTTTTTTAGGCTAAAATTGCTGTACAGCCATAAATAAACTTTATCATCAACGACCTGAATGGACTAAAAAATGAAGCATTTAAATCGACTATTAACACTACTTTTCACGATAATTTTATTCAGTAGTTGCGCAACTAAAGAAAAACAAGTCGAAAAACTGGATATAAATACATGGCTCGAACTCGCTGATGCAAATGTAATTTATCCTACACAAGCGCAAATTGCCATGTTGGAGAGGGTAATTCCTGATTCAAAATATCAACCTGCACCACCGGTGAGTGACCGAGCACATTGGAACGAAATTGCCCAAAAAGAATCAGGCCAGGAATACCTGAAAGAAGCCATTTCTTTATTGGACAAGAAGCCCGAAATCCCCATCGCTGACGAAATCTATTACCGTGCCAACCGCGAAGGTAATCGGGGCATTTATAAACCACGATATTACCGTACCATGGACAGGTTAGAGAAATTTATCCTGGGAGAATGTATCGAAAATCGGGGTCGTTTCCTTCCTCAAATTGAGGTGTATTGCGACTCAATAATTGCCATGAAATCGTGGCTGCATCCTAACCACGACCGCGACAACGATGTGCTTGAAGGCCGACGGGTTTCCATCGATTTGGGGGCGCGTAAGTTTGGCCTGGTGTTGGCTTTGGCCGATGCTTTATTGGAAGATAGATTGCCTGAGATTCTACGATCTAAAATTGCAGAACAATTGCAGTGGCGGATTATGGATTCGTACCTAAGATCGTGTAAACTGGAGGAGGATAAAAGTAACCACTGGATTCGGGCTACCAGCAACTGGAACTCGGTGTGCACCAGCGGAACCATTTTCACAACAATTGTAAAATCTGAAAATTACAACGAGCGTGTAGCTGCAATTGGATGCGCTATTAATTGTATGGTTTTTTACCTTTCAGGTTTTGGCAGCGATGGTTATTGCTCGGAAGGTACCGGTTATTGGAACTATGGTTTTGGGCACTACCTGTATCTTGCTGAAATACTTTATGATTATACCGAAGGAAAAATAAATCTTTTTGATTTTAACGACCCCGTGAAATTAAAGAACGTAGCGCATTTCCCCGAAACCTTTCAGATACACGAAGGCATGTATGCGCCATTCTCTGATGGGGTAACACGGATAAAATCCGGTAGCGATAATTTTGCCTATTTGATGGCTGCCAAATATTACGGCGCCAAAAAACCGGCAGCTTTTATTCCTGATGAATCGGTACAAAGGCTTTTGGGGTGGTCGGGCCTTGATAGCTATGTTGACGAAAACGATAAATCGCCTCTGCCAGAGTACACCTATTTCGACGACTTTGGTATTGTAATTTCGCGTGGGCAACAACAAAAACCATTCTCGATAGCCATAAAAGCCGGTCACAATGCCGAGAACCACAACCACATGGATGTTGGAAGTTACGTGCTGGTGTTAGACCAGGATTATATTGCTGGAGACATTGGTGCTCCGTCGTACATCGCCGGGGCTTTTTCCGACGATAACCCTGCCCGGAGTTCGTGGGGGCATCCGGTGCCGCGCCTTGAAAACACCTTACAGTCGAAAGGTGAAGAATTCCGTGGAGAGATTTTGGAAACGAGTTTCACTGCCGAAACCGACAAAGTGGTAATGGATATTAAACCGGCTTACCACGTGGAAGGGTTGCAAAAACTTGTGCGGACAATGGAAAACAATAAAACCGGTGATGGAACAATTACAATTAAAGACGAGTTTAGCGCATCAAATCCTGTGCAATTCGGAACTGCCGTTATGGTAAATGTTGCTTATCAAATTGTTAACGACAATACTGTTCTGGTTCAATCCGAAAATCAGAAAGTAGAAGTTAAAATAATTACGGAAGGAGCCAGCGTGAAAATAAGCGACGAAGTGGTTCCTGTTGAACACTTACGCAGCGGGAAAAAATCGTATCGCATTGGTATTGATTTTACAGAAAAGGTAAAGAATGGCATGATTACGGTAACTTATAAGCCACTTTAATAGTGTTTTAGATGATAAGGATCTTAAAATATATAATTCTCTTGATTTTTATTCCACAAATTATTTGTGCTTGTACAGGTAATAATAAAAATACAGTACTGATAGTGGATGGTTTTAGTAACCACAACTGGAAACAAACTACGCAGGTGGTAACATCAATTTTGGAAGAAAGTGGCTTGTTTCATGTCTCAGTTTCTACTTCTCCATCGGAACCGGATGATGGTGGCTGGAGCTTGTGGAATCCTGATTTTAAAGCCTATGACGTGGTTTTGCTGAATTGCAATAACATTCACAATAAAGAAATCCGTTGGCCTGAGGATGTGGAGAAGAAGCTAGAAAAATATGTTGCTGAAGGTGGTGGTTTGTACATTCTTCATTCGGCCAACAATGCCTTTGCGCATTGGCCCGAATACAACAAAATGATTGGCCTTGGTTGGCGAAGCCCGGAACAAGGAGTTGCTTTGCAAGTGGAGGATGATGGCGAAATAAAACGCATTCCGGTAGGGCAGGGTAAATCAACTTATCATGGCCCGCGACACGATGCTGTAATTCAAATTTTGAATAATCATCCCATAAATAAAAATTACCCCAAAGCCTGGCTTACTCCTGATATGGAACTGTATAAGTTTGCTCGTGGCCCTGCTGAAAATCTTACGGTTTTATCGTATTCTACCGACCCTGAAACAAATATTAACTGGCCGGTTGATTGGGTTGTGGCTTATGGAAAAGGACGGGTGTACAATTCGAGTATGGGGCATTTATGGAAAGGCGATACCTACCCGGTTGGCTACAGGTGTAATGGATTTCAAACCACATTAATTCGCGCAACAGAGTGGTTGGCTACCGGAAAAACAAGTTATAAAGTTCCAACCGATTTCCCGACACAGAATAAGGTAAGCTTGGTTGCAGAAGAAACTGAAAAATAGAAATTTAAATTAAAATCAAAATAGAATGAAAAGATCAATTTTGCTAATTGCAATCGTTTTTGCCCTGCTTGGAACAGCTTGCACGCAGAAGCCAAAAGAAACAAAAAAGTCTGAAAAGGAAGTTGTAAAACTTACTG
Above is a genomic segment from uncultured Draconibacterium sp. containing:
- a CDS encoding arylsulfatase translates to MTLHKYISKLAVLVVCGLFFSCEVKQEKKINPNIVIIYTDDQGSGDVSALNPNAKFKTPNIDRLVAEGVTFTDGHSSDAVCTPSRYTLLTGRYSWRTSLKKGVLGADGPCLIEKDRMTIASMLKEQGYNTAMVGKWHLQMNFAGTKGKNRDWSQPFTDGPIEKGFDYFFGLPASMNFGVLTYLENDRVLEPATLWTKKKKNPIPSSFHNAVSPADYRMTPPFMDEPESRGWIEAAPSFNDELVLETFAAKAVEYIDRVADDAKNGKPFFLYFPVTSPHLPHCTHPDFRGRTACGNYGDFIEETDYRVGQVLNALKENGLEENTLVIFSADNGAETNYVYQRDTYDHWSCMNFKGGKRDIYEGGHRVPFLMRWPKVIKAGSKVDVPVCQSDYLVTIAEIVGAEIPENAAEDSYNLLPLISENIPKEEYQSDRAIIHHSASGHFAIRKGKWKLNMLRGSGGSYKPSFIEPKEGEALYELYDMENDPGETTNLYFEHPEIVESLTAEITEIIETGRSTDGAPQSFVKDNWEQVFWMELQ
- a CDS encoding heparinase II/III family protein, whose translation is MKHLNRLLTLLFTIILFSSCATKEKQVEKLDINTWLELADANVIYPTQAQIAMLERVIPDSKYQPAPPVSDRAHWNEIAQKESGQEYLKEAISLLDKKPEIPIADEIYYRANREGNRGIYKPRYYRTMDRLEKFILGECIENRGRFLPQIEVYCDSIIAMKSWLHPNHDRDNDVLEGRRVSIDLGARKFGLVLALADALLEDRLPEILRSKIAEQLQWRIMDSYLRSCKLEEDKSNHWIRATSNWNSVCTSGTIFTTIVKSENYNERVAAIGCAINCMVFYLSGFGSDGYCSEGTGYWNYGFGHYLYLAEILYDYTEGKINLFDFNDPVKLKNVAHFPETFQIHEGMYAPFSDGVTRIKSGSDNFAYLMAAKYYGAKKPAAFIPDESVQRLLGWSGLDSYVDENDKSPLPEYTYFDDFGIVISRGQQQKPFSIAIKAGHNAENHNHMDVGSYVLVLDQDYIAGDIGAPSYIAGAFSDDNPARSSWGHPVPRLENTLQSKGEEFRGEILETSFTAETDKVVMDIKPAYHVEGLQKLVRTMENNKTGDGTITIKDEFSASNPVQFGTAVMVNVAYQIVNDNTVLVQSENQKVEVKIITEGASVKISDEVVPVEHLRSGKKSYRIGIDFTEKVKNGMITVTYKPL
- a CDS encoding arylsulfatase, which gives rise to MNLIKVTTFLLIVLGWSMSSAQVLAQNSTKQKPNIIFVITDDQGMGDLGCTGNPYIKTPNIDKFYTDAVRFTNYHVGTTCAPTRSGIMSGRHCNRVNVFHTIMGRSILFEDEVILPQILAQNGYTNAMYGKWHLGDNYPYRPEDRGFHEVVRHAAGGIGQGPDYWMNDYFADTYWHNGVEQKYEEYCTDVFFSEALDFIEKNKDRPFFCYLSTNAPHSPYNVPKEYYDMYVGKEEYKDLNERMLRFYGMITNIDDNFKKLEDKLDELGLTDNTILIFTTDNGTSAGRSTYNAGLKGGKGSQFDGGHRVPFFIRWPNGQITGGKDIDYLVANYDLLPTFVDLLGLDFNPVKPLDGKSLAPLMTQENPEWPNRILYIDTQREQNLIKYKAYSVMDDNWRLIDGNQLYNINRDRAQENNVIEEYPEVAARLAEGYERWWQSFLDEGVDEKYAYIKVGTPYENPTKIMSHDLIIGAYKGVWHQNGAITGEQAGGCWKVEFVTRGEYNIVIRRFPRESGHAINATFPAQEKRIELDKTAPAAVKNDFTKAHLYVAGQTKEAIIEEGQDEVTFKLHVPAGKYDMEARLVDAMKRVHPAYYVYIEKL
- a CDS encoding alpha/beta hydrolase, whose product is MMKILIKSLLLVVLFSTAGYAQKTDNHSKQVDKTQPSTITYKEIDGSKLDLTFRYPPKFKKNKKYPTIIFFFGGGWNGGTTEQFKPQAEYFAERGMITVLADYRVKSRHKTTPYEAAADALSSIRFLRKHAKELNIDADKIVASGGSAGGHLAAVTGVCTTLDEKSEDLSISSKANALVLFNPVFDNGPEGFCHERMGERWKEISPAHNITKDAPPTIVFLGREDHLIPVSIAENYKAKMNEAGCRCDLFLYDGAGHGFFNNYKYDGKFYMETVRETDLFLKSLGYIKGKPSL
- a CDS encoding sulfatase-like hydrolase/transferase, which encodes MKHLKKLTTILLLSVALFSCKTEEKESQPNIVVILCDDLGYGDLSGFGHPVIETPNLDKMAEDGIKFTSFYSAAPVCSPSRAGLLTGRSPNRAGIYDFIPGPRKSEDCRDIVHLQAHEQTIPAMLKTVGYSTCLSGKWHCSSHFNSDKQPTPGYFGFDHWFATHNNAAPSHENPKNFVRNGHDVGQLEGFSCQLVVDEALNWLKNKEDRNPFYLQVCFHEPHEPVASPAQLVEKYMSQSENEDQAQYFANVENMDKAVGQLIEYLKANHGDNTLIVFSSDNGPETLMRYYRAKRSYGSPGELKGMKLWTSEAGFRVPGVFQWLGKETFNGTTDAVVSSLDFMPTFAELSGAALPDIVLDGQSMLPLIETGKMHREKPLTWAFYDAINERMVAMRTNDWKIMCRLKSDTSYVENFHNIYDGNEQMIKEAELTDFVLYNMNEDISESTDVSEKYPDKFEEMKELLKSEYAALLEGSFVWERKE
- a CDS encoding ThuA domain-containing protein, yielding MIRILKYIILLIFIPQIICACTGNNKNTVLIVDGFSNHNWKQTTQVVTSILEESGLFHVSVSTSPSEPDDGGWSLWNPDFKAYDVVLLNCNNIHNKEIRWPEDVEKKLEKYVAEGGGLYILHSANNAFAHWPEYNKMIGLGWRSPEQGVALQVEDDGEIKRIPVGQGKSTYHGPRHDAVIQILNNHPINKNYPKAWLTPDMELYKFARGPAENLTVLSYSTDPETNINWPVDWVVAYGKGRVYNSSMGHLWKGDTYPVGYRCNGFQTTLIRATEWLATGKTSYKVPTDFPTQNKVSLVAEETEK